The sequence CTGGCTTTGTTGGGTTCTACTCAACCACAGACAATGAATTCTAAGCTAAGAGAAAGACCGGAATGAAAGCTAGGTTTCTCCATTTTTGCAACTTTTATACCAATTTTTTCTACGGAAATGAACTAAAAAGAATATGGGCAATGTTATTGAGCATTTCAACAAACAGGTCAAAATCTTGGAAAGTATTGTCTGGGTTGAGAAATACCTTAATGGCTACCACGAAGACGAGGTTCTCGGCAAAAATCCTAAAACGAAGCTTTGTCTCATCCGCCGTTTCTTACCTCTTCCCCTGCATAAATCATTCCAACAAAACAACCACACCACACCTCCAATTTAACCCATAATTAACAGATGTTTTGATTACCGATATAGAAGTAAAAATAGTGGAAATGAGGAAGTAGCAAGAAACCAACAAACCTCCAGGCAAAACGAGCGAAGGAGATAGAGTGTCGAGTGTCGCCGACGGTGCGGAGGAGGGAGAATTGGAAGTGTAGGACGCCGTCAGATACCAATCGGATAGGGTTCTCGTCTTCGAAGGCGGATCCGGCATATACGACGGCGCTGCAGCAGACCAAGAGCAGTGAGAGAAAGGGACAAGAACGAGTCTGAGGATAAATAACTCCGGATTGCAGGATTTGAAAGGGAGAGGATTGGCCCCGAAATCCATACCTTTTGCGACCTAAATTAATATTCGTCCTCAACTGTTGGATCTGCGAGCACCACATGTCACCAGCTAAAATCTTCTCCACCAGTTTACTCCAGATCTCGGCTCCACAGACGATTTTTCCccatcaagaatcaagattggGTTTACCGGGTTCCTTATATATAAGGTTGGCTTGTTTTATCCCCCGTCTGTTCTGATCGGTAAGGAGGTCTAAGGCCTTTGCCCTTGTTCAGCCGGTTTAGGCTTGTTCGTTGTTGACTGTTGTATCTGTTTCTCTTCGATCATATACATACACAACCTAACATCTAAGGATATATATTTGCTTGGAGAATCATTGGAGGGAGAATTGTTGAAGAGGATCACAATCCCCTTCCTGGACAATAAACAATGTTCCAATTCACTTTCTTCTTGAGACATCTTATCTTTTAAGAGAATAGTTAAACAGTGAGTTAAATTGTCTAATATTTTCAAGatctaaataaataagaaaataagaattcCAACAAACACGAAATTTATATTCTCCTTTAATTCCGTTGGCGATCTCATTCCTATTGAAATACTAGGGATTCTTAATATTTTTAtaccctctctcttcttctcctttgattcTGCTAGTAATCTAATTCCTATTAAAACACTAAAGATTATTTTAACACCCCAACACTACCACCATCATCTCCcatccctccctctctctctctcccttcttcaacgCTCTCTCAACCATCTTAAGTTGTATCactagattttcatttttttttttttttcaaattcctCTAACACAAGATGATGTTCTTGAATCTCGAGTTTAAACTCTTGCACCCGTAGCAACTGTTgaaatttaagtttcaaattaTGGTCAAATTAGTCTTGTCAAAGTggtttttttaaatccaaaataTTCTTTTTGAAATTCAGCTTTTCCTCCCAAAAAGTGTCTTCTCTATTTTGTCTAACACTTGTGAAGTAGTAATGAGCTAAGACTTCTCATccaagtttagtcccacattagttaagaatgaaagaaaactttgatatatatatatatatatatatatatgaatgtttGTTAAGGGTGAAGGGTGCAAGCCTTTTGAAGAGGCACTCTTCCTTGTCATGTGTACTTGGGGGTTCCTAGGGTGCTTTTGAATTGCATGCACGCCGAGTCGAGCCAAGGTCGGGGTTGGGTGTGGGTTCAAAGAACTTACTACTTTTACATGTTGAAAGTTTCACACCCTTTTGTCCCAAGGGACACCATTGAACCCAACCACCAATGTACATACATGTTTGTACATTCCCCTATACGTATCAGTACAGGGGATTACATTCCATATATACAGAACTCTGATTCTGGTTATTAGTTACAAGAAATACTACTGTATTTTAGGTACTATTCGTATTGTGAGAGTGTTTTAAGTTCACTATTTTACTGCAAGTGCTTATGTTCACTGTTTTCATTATGTTATAGATTTTATTTGAATACCTGAGTATTACCTTCGGACATACCTGTGGGAATTGCttattggagtgcaccttaagcaAGTtgtgagttgttttatcttggaggtgagaacGTACAGTCAACCCGGTTGCATATTAATATACGGggcgttcaaataccttaaggagaatatttatatatacgactcaactctactTAAGGGGGACGATTTCTACTACTATTTCAGAAGATTAATTGAACAAGTAAGTCATCTTCTGCTTGTAATTATATCTCCATTAATATTATTGTTTTGTTAAAGTCTTATACATATTGCTTGGTCTCTGTTTCTTACATCAACTAAATgaaagatcttttttttttttttttttgatagaaaataggcTTATCTATTGAAGCGTGTCCAACGCAAGGTATCTAATTGGCATACATCAGATAACCAAGGAATGGAATTCGGCCATattgtctcacacacacaagacATGGCCCTCCTAGCCAAAGAATCAGCTACGTTGTTAATCTTCCTACGAATATAACGAAAGATACAATTCtgaaaaaaagaatatagatGCTTAATGTCATGTCTTCAGTAGGTGGGCAGGGATGTGGGGCATTGATCAGCAAGATCAACTCCATGCAATCTGATTCCACATCAAGATTGTCTATGCCTTCTGAGATACTATAGAGGAGCCCTGTTCTAATTACTAAAGCTTCCCCTTAGAGAGTGGAGGAGATGCATGAAGGGGAGGAAACAACTACTACAAGGTTACCTCGAGAATTTCGAATCACACAACCGAGACCTCCTTTATCTCCTTGGAGTCCAGCATCTGTGATGAGATTAAGAAAAGGGGGAAGCAGAGGAGTCCAGCATAGAGGACTAGCAGGATCAGTAGAGGAAGGCGAGAGCTAGGCCTTCTAGGAGTAGTAAGATACTTCCGATAACTCATGGAACTGACTTTCAGCAAGATGGATCACCTATTGGGGGGAGCAGTTAATGCATTTGAAGAGGAGATCATTACGAGCATTCCAAAGAGACCAACAAACAAAAGATGCAAGGCCAGCAGTGATTTTGCCTAGTTGCTATTTGAGGACGATGAAGTGCTCCAAAAATCAATGAGATGATGCAGCTTGGGATCACCTTGAGGAGGGGAGAAGGAAAGTTGGTTCCCAAACCAAACGGCTCAAGCAAATGGGCAATCAAGCAAAATGTGGTTAATTGTTTCCATTTGTTCTCCACAACGATGACAAGAGGGATTGATGATGGCTCGACGTTTACTAAGCCCAACGCCCTAGGCAAGATCCTCCGCACACACTTGCCACAGAAAGCTTCAAATTTTAGGAAGGCTATGACACATCCAAATTTGTTTCCAAACAGAGGGAGGAAGCTGGCGAGGAGAGTTGGTAAATGAAAGATCacacaagaagaagatgaaagagaaattaaaataatctCTTATGACTTATGTGTtataagaagaaataaattacaaaacgAAATCAAAGCAATTACCTTCGGTTTTTATTgggatcaaatttttttttttaaattaatcttCATAATAGTTGAAAATAGGATAATGGGTAGTTACCATTCGGTCAAGGATTTAATTAGTGTCAACATATCAGCGGACATGAATTGAGAGCCTCACTTCACTTAAGTGAAAAAGATTAACCGAACTCATTTATTTCGTTGGATTGAATTATGATGTGGCAAGAAGTGAAATGGAGGAAGAAGTTAGAGgtcttttcaaagaaaaaaaatcaagaccaAGACCATGATGCACGAAGGCGAGATCTTATCTCTGCCCAAGACCAAGAACAGGACTCTCAGCAATTGCAAGGTGCAACCATCAGGCTAGGCCTGGCATCCGTGATCAGATAAAATATTTTCGTTCTCATACAGTAGGTGTAGAATTAATAATGATATTGGCATATTCTAATCATATGATCAAATCCCTAATGATATTTACTAGAAGAAAGATTATCTCTTCACcatggatgaaagaaaacttaatctttctctcttttttttttttttggtagaataactTTTAATCTTTCTTGTAGTATCTAAAAAAATGTAGGACTTTATCTTTCTCAAGGTTTTGTTCGCAGCAGATCCAAACTACCCGAGTTGTAACCTCACTTGGAAAGCAACAAACCAACCATATATACAAGCCCGACCCCATGTGACCCTCACAAAAGTATCTACGAACTTCAGTTTCTTGAGCTTCACAAAAGTAGCCGTTAGAAACTTAAACGTTAAGACAGccgttgaaacttgaaaggacTATTGGATTATTTGGACTATGACAAATTACAGAAAAACACTCCACTCCACCTTACCTGTCAAGAGGAAATAAAGAAGATCCTTCCAGaacaacccctctctctctctctctctctctctctgtaccTATATATTAAATCTCCACTCTCCTCTCTTCACCCAAGGTGCTTCTCTTGTCTTCTTTATCTCTCTACTCTCTAAtctaccctctctctctctctgaggtaCTGTATAGTGTTTTTTGAGGATAACAGAGATGGGTATGGTTGTGGTGATCTCTCTTCCATTGATTCTCTTTGCAATTGCTCTTGGGTTCGGCTGCTACTTCCTAGGAAGAGCCAAGGGAAGGCAAGATGTGCGCACCCGTGCACAGGTTTTTGGGATGCCGACACCACCGCCTGGTGGGTTTGCTTCTCATCCTGTTTCACCTCCAACACAATATACCAAGCCAGACAATTCCATGAACGTTTGAGCTGATTCTGGTgaattccatcataggatcgaGGATCCCCATCTCaattgtttgatttgattctttttttctccaaaaaatgaaatttctgttgaatatatttgtaatttttgtgaGGTTTGATGTGAATTACCGATTATATTGTTTGGTGTAAATTGATGGGATAATAAGATTGAGTTTGGATTTGATTGGCTTCTCTATTTCTCCATTGGATTATATACTAAGAAATATGTGAATTTGGTTTGACTCTACTTGTTGCCATTTTGCAAGAAGTAGCTTTAATTGGGTATGAAATATGGTCACCAATCTTAACTTTTTTTGTACTCTTTGAtgttcatcatctcttttgGTGGAAGGAGCCTACTGCATCGCCACTTCTGCTCAGAATAAAATACGGTTATTCTGCATTTCAccaaaatgtgatttttccatGCTAGAGGTGAAATTAAAGACTCTTTACAGCATTCATTAATTTCATATGCTATTGAGGGTTTTGGGGGCTTTGAGCAGGAGAGCTATTTCAGATTAATGGGAGTGgttatttaaatttaacatttcaatagaaaagaaggaaaacaagaaaagaagattTATTTAATTTGTTCTATTTTCTTGCTCCACCAAGAAATTAAATTAAGCAAAATTGTGATTTCGTCGAGGTGTTAGCAGAATTGCTATCTGAAAGACATTTCATGCGCTTCCTTCATGGGCAAAGGCAAAAATTCCTcttctaaagaaaaaaaggatttttccATGTAATTGGGTAGTTTTCTTTCATATTGGGAAAGTTATCTTTCAAATTGTGAAGAAGGGGAAAAGTGCGAAAGGGCTTCTCAGTGgattaaaaaaactaaaaagcaTGAGAATATGAAGAGGTTTCATGCATTTCCTTCATGGAAAAACGATTTTTCCATGTGATTCGGCAGATTCCTTTGTGAAAAAATATCCACCATGGATGAGGGGACTCCTCACCTAATCTAAGGTGGGTGAAAGGAAACTAGATCTCACTTGAGGCTTACTTGACCTACTCAAACTCAACAAatacttatttttttctttgtcagtAATAAAAGTAAGTGGATCGATCAAGTAACCAAACTATTTAGGGAAAATCATTAATGATAAATAAGAATTATAATTTCTTTTGTTGAAAACAGATCGATCGAAAAAACACAACTACTTAGCAATAAAACAATAAgaaaggagtttttttttttttgccatcaAACAAGAAGTCTCGTTCCATGGTACACTCGCCTATTGATATAAAgtcaaatttttatttacatttatttatttttcaatattttaaatattCAAGTTGCAATTGGTCAAACACCCTCTATATCTCCCCGTGCCAAGTTCTGGTTCATCCTCTACACCCCCTACATGCCATTTATACCTattggaaaaaaatcaaatctgtTTCCCACCACCTGTGTGCAAATAATAGAAatacaaaacaacaacaatatgTAGAGAATCAATAATAATGCAGATAAAATCGATCAAGCAACACCATAATAGAAGACATCAATTTTTAACGTGGAAAACCCTTTCAATAAAGAAAGGTAAAAAACACTAatacctagtgggaaaaaaCCAAATCTGTTTCCCACCACGGGACCTACTTCCAGATCAAACTTTCACTATGCAAATAATGGGATTAGAGGGAGACTAGCTACACCCTACTCTTGAATAACAAAATATCTCACCAAATAATAAGGTGGAATTACATGAACACTCTCACCTGACAATGTAAATACAAAAAACGCTACTATGCCACTATAAATCTTCTCGCAAAAAGCTCACCTTCTAGCTTCTAGTTTCACAGACCagaatgaaggaaaaaacaCAGAGAGCCAAACTGCCCTCTCTGCaatctgttttctttttcttttcaaagagagaagatgaaaattaggcagagaggggagggggggggggggggggtgcctTATTCCCCACTCCTTTTTCTCTTGTCTTCTTCTCATTtatcgccttttttttttcagcgaCAGCTGGCCCTCCTCTTGACTTGTAAGGAGGACCCAAACAACACCACCACCTCTCTGCCTCCCCCACTACTCCGCTCCTCCTCCCAAGAAAGAAACTTGTCCGGCAGATCAGAGAGAATCTGTCTCTGCTCTGGGATCGTCAGGTTTCAATCCTTGCGTCTCAAGCTACCGGCCACAGTGAGCTGCACCGTGCTCAAGTTGAAGCTCAAACCTACCTCCCATTGTCGATCCTTCATCATCATCGCCCGATAACGGAATCCTCCACAGCAGGTAATGAGTTTTAATTTGGAACCATTAAACAAGTTGGAAGAATATGATATGATTGGATTGTCCCAATAACCAAATAAACACAGTGGAAGAATTCTAAATTAAAAACTGGAGAAAATAAATATCCAAACCTTATTTGACGAATTATCAATACCAATTCCAGCAGTTACATTAGCAGAACAAAGTATTCTGCTTCCCtttcatcccaaaaaaacaaaaatccctATCTtttgttaggaaaaaaaaaaagaggaaatattCTGCAAAATAAATGCCCTGGATTTTAGAGAGAACGAAAGAGGGTACCCAGATATGAATAAGAAACACAGATTCGATCCTTGGGTGCCTCTCTTTAAATCCCTAATTACACAAAACTACCCTGGTAAGACCTAAAACCATGCAAGAAACGGTGAAGAAGAATAGGGTAACGAAGTCCCTCGGAGACCATCTTCGGACAACCTTGGACTCAACTCTAAGGCTCTTAGCTCTCCTTAGCGCATCCACTTCCTTCAACAGATCAAATTccacacctttcttcttcagttcttgaaCACATTTCGTCAAAAGCTGCctgtcttctttctctctctccaatagCTTCTCCATGTGACTCTCAACATCTGTCTTGTATCTAACTGCCCAAATGATGGCCAAAGAACAGAGGAGAGAACAAAGCGATGGGATCCAAGATCTATGGCAGCCCTCACCACGGGGCTCTCCGGATGCTGCACTGAAGAGGAGGACAAGGGCTATGGagtgaaagagaaagaagaagcagaagagtTGGGTGATTTCTTTGCGGATATTGTCGATTTGGGATTCTTTGAGAGCTATGCGGCCAAGGattagttcttcttctttgagCCATTGTTTCAGGAGGAGCTTGTGGGTTGGGCTTTCTGCGATTTGGTAAAGTGGGTGAGGTCTGGACTCCCTATTGGATGTGCTGATTTCATGGCCGGCCATGATGGAATTTGAAGCAGAGAGCCTTttcagagatagagagaaagagagacgaGAGAGAAAAGACAAAAGGTTTTGGTCGCACAGAGGAGAGGAGGACAGTTCCGTGGAAAATAAAAGGACCAAATGAAACGGAGTCATTCAAATTTTTCCAACGGTCGAATCTGGGAAATTTAATGTCGAACTTCCAAAAATGCCACTGAAGATTCAGAGCCTTAAGTTGAATGCAACGGCTCTTTCCAAGTGAGGTCCAACTTTGCGGTGATCTCAACCTGGGATTGCGGTTTTAGATCGGTAGTATCGGACGAATACTATATCAATATCTAACCAATCCTGGATCAGGTATTGGTATCAAATCAAGGGCAAactcattattaaaaaaatccatttttttaatgaaaaataagggtaaaactGACCGATATGGACTGATACAGACCAATCCAGATCGGTATCGACAGAGAACAATGCCAATCCAATTCCCGAAAACTAATTCCCTGATCTCAACATTCACCGAAACCTGACCCAAGCAATCTTTATATGAGCATATTAGAAGACAATTCACCATTAAAAATTCCAATAATCCTAAGTCTATTCCATTAGGACATAGGACTATAGGAGACCCCTGAAATTGTTTGAATACTTGGAGTATTCACCATTCTTTTTAATGCCACCTGCAGAACCAATGGAATCCAATCCATCATTTAGTCTTACCATCGTAACTAAATATACAGTTGGCTCTCTTCAAGAATTAAAACAGCATAGAAGAACTGAAATGATTTGTGAAGGAATATTGATCTCTTTGTGAACTGTACATGAGTAAAATAAAGAACATAGGTTGATAATAACAGCTACTTTCAGTGTCCTTCAATCATCCCTATCCCTACAAAAAATTGTTTGACCAATATAAATTTTCCTAGTTAAGAAGCTTCCCAATTGTATCGCGCCACCCATTTCTCATTCTAATGATTCAAAAACCTCATTGTAGCCCTCCACAACCCCAAAAGTTACCATGAGGTCCTGTGCTTGCTTCCAATTACTGCAAATGGACCtctctttcccctt is a genomic window of Macadamia integrifolia cultivar HAES 741 chromosome 13, SCU_Mint_v3, whole genome shotgun sequence containing:
- the LOC122059562 gene encoding uncharacterized protein LOC122059562, with amino-acid sequence MAGHEISTSNRESRPHPLYQIAESPTHKLLLKQWLKEEELILGRIALKESQIDNIRKEITQLFCFFFLFHSIALVLLFSAASGEPRGEGCHRSWIPSLCSLLCSLAIIWAVRYKTDVESHMEKLLEREKEDRQLLTKCVQELKKKGVEFDLLKEVDALRRAKSLRVESKVVRRWSPRDFVTLFFFTVSCMVLGLTRVVLCN
- the LOC122059384 gene encoding uncharacterized protein LOC122059384; its protein translation is MGMVVVISLPLILFAIALGFGCYFLGRAKGRQDVRTRAQVFGMPTPPPGGFASHPVSPPTQYTKPDNSMNV